TCGTGCGCGACGCCGCCCTGCCGGAGCGGCTGGTGCCGGGGGACTTCAGCGCGGACCGCGGCCGGGCGGCGGCCCGGGAGGTGCTGGAACGCTGGCCGGACACGGACGCGATCGTCGGCAGCAGCGACGCGACCGCGCTCGGGGTGATCGACCGGCTGCGCGGCGACGGCGTCCAGGTGCCCGGGGACGTCGCCGTCACCGGCTTCGACGACATCCCGCTCGCCGCGATGACCACCCCCGCGCTGACCACGGCGACGCATCCGGTGACGCAGATCGCCACGGCGGCGGCGACGGCCGTGCTGGACGGGCGGCCGGTGCCGCCGGCGACGATGTTCCCGTCCCGGCTGGTCCGCCGGGTGAGCGGATGAGCCGGCCTCCCGCCGGAGCCGCGCCGGCGGGACTCGCCTCGTGGACGGGTGCGCCGACCGCCGACCGCGTCCGTGCCGGGTCGCGCCGGTGGGATTGAGCGTCGGGTTGGCGGGTAACCGCCGGCGCATGCCCGCCCAGGACGAGGAGCGGTGATCCCGTGGCCGAGCCCGCGCCGCCGCACCGGCAGCCGGAGGAGAACTTCCGGCACGGCCGGCTCGCCGCGCGTCCGGCGCCGCCGACCACCCTGGCCGCCGCCGGGCTGGCGTCGCTGACCGACCCACGGGGCGCCGCGCTGGCGATGGTGTACGCCCCGGAGCCGGTCGACGGCCCCCCGTACCGGCTGGTGCTGCTCCTGCACGGGGCCGGCGGCTCGGCCCGGCAGGGGCTGGACCTGCTGCTGCCGGTCGCCGACGCGCACCGCCTGCTGCTGGTCGCCCCGCAGGCGGTGGCGAGCAGCTGGGACCTGATCGGCGGCGAGGGCTTCGGTACGGACGTACGGCGCATCGACGGCCTGCTGGCCACGGTCTTCGCCGGCTACCCCGTGGCGCGGGTGGCGTTCGGCGGGTTCTCCGACGGCGCCTCGTACGCCCTCTCCCTGGGCCTGACCAACGGCGACCTGGTCGACGCGGTGGTGGCCTTCTCCCCCGGTTTCGCCGCGCCGCTGGTCACCCACGGCCGGCCCCGGGTCTACGTCTCGCACGGCGCGCGGGACCCGGTCCTGCCGGTGGACGTGTGCAGCCGCCGCCTGGTCCCCCGCCTGCGCTCCCTCGGCTACGACGTCACCTACGACGAGTTCCCGGGCCCCCACGAGATCCCCCCGCCCATCCGCACCCGCGCCACCACCTGGCTGACCACCTGACCCCGCCCCGCCCGCGCCGCTCCCGTCGATCATGCAGTGCTGGTGGCCGGTATGGGGGGTAAGTGGCTTTCGTGGGGAATCACGACTGCATGATTGACGGGGCGACGGCGGGACGTGGTTAGGATCCGGGCGTGGATCCGCTGAGCGGGCTGCTGGATGGGCCTCGGGCCCGGGGCGCCTTCCTGCTCCGGTCGATGCTCGATCCGCCGTTCGCGCTGCGGATCGAGGACCGCGCCCCGCTGACCGTGGTGGCCCTGGTCCGCGGCACGGCGTGGGTGGTCCCCGACGACGGCGCGCCGGCCGCGCTCGGGCCGGGCGACGTGGCGGTGCTGCGGGGACCGGACGGCTATCTCGTGGCCGACGACCCGGCCACCGCGCCGCAGGTCGTCGTCCACCCCGGGCAGCGGTGCACCACGCTGCGGGGCGAGCCTCTGGCCGAGGTGATGACGCTGGGCGTACGCACCTGGGGCACGGGCGCGGACGGCCCCACGGTGCTGCTGACGGGCACCTACCAGCTGCCCGGCGAGCTGGGCCGGCGACTGCTGACCGCCCTGCCGCCCCTGCTGGTGGTCGGCGGCGAGGACCGGAGCGACCCGCTGGTGTCCCTGCTCGCCGACGAGGTCACCCGGGACGCGCCCGGCCAGGAGGTGGTCCTCGACCGGCTGCTCGACCTGGTGCTGATCGCCGCGCTGCGGACGTGGTTCGCCCGCCCCGGCGCCGCGCCCGCCTGGTACGTCGCCGCCGCCGACCCGGTCGTCGGCCCGGCGCTGCGGCTGCTGCGCAACGATCCGGCCCGGCCCTGGACCGTCGCCGCCCTCGCCGCCGAGGTGGGCGTCTCCCGGGCAGCGCTGGCCCGCCGCTTCACGGAGCTGGTCGGCGAGCCGCCGATGACGTTCCTGACCGGGTGGCGGCTGGCGCTCGCCGCCGACCTGCTCCGCGAGCCCGACGCCACCCTGGGCGCAGTCGCCCGCGAGGTGGGCTACGGCAGCCCTTTCGCGCTGAGCAGCGCGTTCCGTCGGGTCCACGGCGTCAGCCCCCGCGACCACCGGCTCGCCCGCTGACCGCGCGCCCCCGGTCGGGGTGCGGGCCGGGTCACGTCGATGGACGGTTCGGGCGTGGCCGGTTGGGGAAAGTGACCCCGGCGGGACGATGAGGGGCAGTGCACGGCGGCTGCTTGCGACCCGGAGACCAGCGCGGGGACAGGGGGCCGGGACGTGGATTCGAAGCAACGCGTCGGACCGGCGGGCGCCGGGGCGGCCGTCGACGATCTCTTCGCCGGTGACGACGAGACCAGCGCCGCGCACCGGGCAACCGACTGGGCCGCCACCGCCCTGGGTCCGGTGGAGAACTGGCCGCCGGAGCTGTGCGCGGCGGTACGCACCGTGCTGCCGTCGAAGATCCCGATGCTGTTGTGGTGGGGCACCGAGCTGGTGCAGATCTTCAACCACGCGTACACCCCGGTGCTCGGCGACAAGTACCCGGCCGCGGTCGGCCAGCCGGGCGCACGGTGCTGGGCGGAGGTCTGGACCGAGTTGGGCCCGCTCACCGACCAGGTGCTCGCCGGCCGGGGCGCCACCTACGCGGAGAACCAACTGCTCCTGCTCAACCGGCACGGCTACCTGGAGGAGACGTACTGGACCTTCTCCTACAGCCCGGTGCGCGCCGGGCACGGCCAGGTCCCCGGTGTCTTCGTGGCCACCACCGACGTCACCGCCCGGGTGCTGGGTGACCGGCGGCTGGAGACGCTGCGCGAGCTGGGCTCGATCTCCATCGCGGCGGCGGACACCACCCGCGACGCCGCCCGGGCGGCCGCCCGGGTCCTCACCGGCAGCCCGGCCGACCTGCCCGCCGTGATGATCTACCTGCGTCCGGAGGGCGCGACGCCGGGCGACGACAGCGACCCGACCGGCCCCGGACCGGACGGCAGCCGAGGCTCCGAGGCGGACGAGCTGGTGCTGGCCGCCTCGGTCGGCGTGGCCGACGACACCGCCGCGGCGGCCGGGTGGCTGGCACAGATCGCCGAGGTGGCGCGCACCGGACGCCCCGCGCGGGTCCGGGGAGTGGCCCTGCCGGGCGACCCCCGCGCCGGGGCCGGGGCGGTCGTCGGGGTGCCGGTGGACGAGGTGGTGGTGCTGCCCCTGCTGGCGACCGGGCAGGCTCGCCCGGCCGGCGTGCTGGTCGCCGGCATCAGCCCCTTCCGGGAACTGGACGAGGCGTACCGCGGGTTCCTCGACCTGGTGGCCAACCGGGTCTCGACGGCGCTGAGCGACGTGCTGGCGTACGAGGCGCAGCGACGCCGGGCCGCGGCGCTGGCCGAACTGGACGCGGCGAAGACGGAGTTCTTCACCGACGTCAGCCACGAGCTGCGCACCCCGCTGACGCTGATCGCCGGCCCGGTGCGGGAGAGCCTCGCCGACCGGCGCGAACCACTCCCGCCGGGCCAACGCGAGCGCCTGGAGCTGGTGCACCGCAACACCGGCCGGCTGCGCAAGCTGGTCAACGACATGCTCGACTTCGCCCGCCTGGAGGGCGGCCGGCTGGACGCGGAACGGGTGGAGACCGACCTTCCGGCGCTCACCGCCGGCGTCGCCGAGTCGTTCGCGTACGCGATGCGCCAGGCCGGGCTGGCCTACCGGGTCGACGTCGAGGCGCTGCCGCGCACCGCGTACGTGGACCGCGACATGTGGGAGAAGGTGGTCGTCAACCTGCTCTCCAACGCCCTGAAGTACACCCTGGCCGGGTCGGTGCGGCTACGGCTGCGTGGCGACGGCGAGCGCGTCACGCTGACCGTCGACGACACCGGCGTCGGCGTCCCCGCCGACCAGCAGCCGCTGCTGTTCCACCGCTTCCACCGCGTACGCGGCGCCGGCGGCCGGTCGCACGAGGGCACCGGCATCGGGTTGGCGCTGGTGCAGGAGATGGTCCACCTGCACGGCGGCGAGGTCCGCGTGCGCTCGGTCGAGGGCGAGGGCTCGACGTTCACCGTCCGCCTGCCGTACGGCCGGCCCACCGCCACGACCAGCCGCCGCGAGCGGATCCACGAGCCGGCCCACGAGGCGTACGTCGCCGAGGCCCTGCACTGGCTGCCGGAGGCCGCGCCCGCCCACCCCGAGCGGACCGACGACGACGCCCGGGACGCCGCGACGGTGCTGGTGGTGGACGACAACGCCGACCTGCGCGCGTTCCTCGCGAGCCTGCTCGCGCCCCACCACCGGGTGGTCGTCGCGGCCGACGGTCGGGAGGCGCTCGACCGGATCGCCGAGCGGGTGCCGGACCTGGTGCTGACCGACGTGATGATGCCCCGCCTGGACGGCTTCGGGCTGGTCCGGGCGCTGCGCGCCGACCGGCGTACGGCCGGGCTGCCGATCATCGTGCTCTCCGCGCGCGCCGGTGAGGAGGCGGCGGTGGAGGGGCTGCGGACCGGGGCCGACGACTACCTGGCCAAGCCGTTCTCCTCGGAGGAACTGCTGGCGCGGGTGGGCGCGCACCTGGAGCTGGCGCGGTTGCGCAACGAGGAGGCGACCTGGCGGGCGGCGCTGATCGAGTCGTTGCAGGACGCGTTCGCCGTGGTCGACGCCGACGGCGCGCTGGTCGAGGCGAACGAGGCGTTCTGCCGCCTGGTCGGCGCCTCCCGGCTGGCGGCGCCGGTCGCGCCGCCGCACCCGTGGTGGCCGGAGGCCGACGCCGCGCCCGCCGACCGGCGGCTGCTGATCGACGTGCTGTGCACCGCGCGGGGCTCCGGCCGAGGTCGGGTCACCCTGCCGCTGCGGCACGCCGACGGGCGGCGGATCTGGGCCGAGGCGGTCTACAACTCGCTGCGCGAGCCGCGTACCGGCCGCCGCCTCTACGTCGCCACGCTGCGCGACGTGACCGCCGAGGTCCGCGCCGCCGCCCGGCAGTCCGCCCTGACCGCGCTCTCCGGCCGCCTCGCCCGCGCCACCGACGTGGCCGAGGTGCTCGACGCCGGCCTGTCCGAGCTGTGCACCCTGCTGGACGGCACCCGCGGCCTGGCGGTTTGCGCCGACGCCGCCGGCACACCGCTCGTGGTGACCCAGGGCCTGACGCTGACCCGGCAGGTGCAGCGGGCGCTCGACGGGCTGGCCGCGGAGGGCGAGCCGCAGCTCGTCGTCGACGACGCCGGCCGGGTGACCGCGCTCGGGGCGCGCATCGAGCCGGGCGGGGCGCCCGGCGGGGTGTGGCTGGAGCTGGAGCCGCCCCGGTCGGTGCCGACCGTGGACCGGCCGCTCGTGCGACAGCTCTGCGCGGCGCTGGCCCAGGCGCTGGTCCGCGCGCGGGCCTTCGAGACCCAGCGCACGGTGGCCCTGGCCATGCAGCGGGCGATGCTCGGTCCGGTCGACCTGCCGGCCGGGTTCGCGACCCGCTACCAGCCGGCGGTGGCGCCGCTGGAGGTGGGCGGCGACTGGTACGACGTGGTCCAGCTCCCCGGCGACCTCGTGGGCGTGGTGGTGGGCGACGTGGTGGGGCGGGGCCTGCCCGCCGCCACCGTGATGGGCCAGCTGCGCAGCGCCTCGCGCGCCCTGCTCCTGCAGGCCAAGAGCCCCGCCGAGGTGCTCTGCGCGCTGGACGACTTCGCCCGGATGGTGCCCGGCGGCGCCTGCACCACCGTCTTCTGCGCCATCATCGACCGCTCGCTGGGCGTGCTCCGCTACTCCTCGGCGGGCCACCCGCCGGGCATCCTGGTGCACCCGGACGGCTCCGCCGACCTGCTGACCCGCGCCGGCTCGGTGCCGCTGGCCAGCGTCGCGGTGCCCGGCCGGCCCGAGGCCGGAGCGCAGCTGCAACCCGGTTCGACGCTGCTGCTCTACACGGACGGGCTGATCGAGCGACGACGGGAACTGATCGACGCCGGCATCTCCCGGGCGGTCGCCGCGCTCACCCAGGGCCGCGAGCTGCCCGAGGGCGCGCTGGCCGACCGGATGGTCCGGGACCTGCTGCCCGACACCCGCAACGACGACGTGGCGGTGCTGGTCTACCGGCACCGGGAGCCGGCGGTCTTCGCCGCGGCGCTGACCGCCGACCCGGGGCAGCTCGCGCCGACGCGGCAGGCGCTGCGGGAGTGGCTGACCGGCCTCGGCATCGGCGAGACCGACGTCGACGCGGTGCTGATCGCGGCCGGCGAGGCGTGCGCCAACGCGATCGAGCACGGTTACCGGTTCGCCCCGGACGCGTCGGTCACCGTCCGGGGGCGGCTGCGCGCCGACCGGCTGGAGATGGTGGTCAGCGACACCGGCGGATGGCGGGAGGCGACCCCCGACGACAGCGAGCGCGGCCGTGGCCGGCTGATCATGGCCCGGTTGATGGACGAGGCCGCCGTCGCCGGCAGCGCCGAGGGCACGACCGTACGCCTGGTCAAGCGCGTCTCCGGCACCTGACCGGCTGCCGTCGCGGCGACCGCCGCCCGGGGATACCGGCGTCGGGTGGCCGACGGCCCGGGTTGTGGTGGTACTCCTGCGGCGACGACACTCCCGCGCGTCCGGCAGGCTCATGATCATTTGCTGAGAACCGGTAGAAGTGGTGGGTGGCTTCCGGGTGACTGGCAAACGATCATCGCTGCTTTAGCAGGGTTTTGGGCGTCGTGGGCGTTGTCCACAGCAGGGCCGCTGTCCACAGCGCGCGGGGGAACATGTGGCGAGCGGTGGCCGCGTCCGGCACGGTCGGCGGCGTGAACTCCGTGCTGCGGGCCCTGGTCGACCGCAACGGCGGGCTCGTCACCCGACACGCTGCCGTGCAGGTACTCCCGCGCTGGGTGCTGGAGGACGCGTCGCGTTCCGGACGCCTGTTCCGGCTTCTGCCCGGGGTCTACGTGGACGCCGCCCTGGTCGACGGCGTGGAGAGCGCGCCGCCGCTGGCCCGGGTCGCTCCCGCCCTGGCTCGGCGGGCGGCTGTGGCCTACACGGGCGGGCGTGGTGCGCTGAGTCACCTCACCGCTCTGGACGTGTGGAAGTTGCGCCGTCAGCTGCCTGGCGAGCCCCTACACCTGGACGTGCCGATCGGTGCGGGGCTGCGCAGCGGACCGCACCTGGTCGTACACCATCGTCGGTCCTTCGCCCCGGAGCCACCCCATGTGCTGGTACGCGACGGCGAGCCGGTTACCCGGTTGGACCGGACGCTCGTCGACGCCTGGCCGCTGCTGCCCCCGGCGGACCGGCCGGCGACCCTGATCAGGGCGGTCAACGACCGCCTGACCACCCCGCAGCGGATCGCCGCCGCGTTGGCGACCGCGCCGAAGCTCGCGGATCGTGCCGCACTACGTGGGCTGCTGGACCGGCTCGCCGCCGGCTGCCGCAGTCCGTTGGAGATCTGGGGGCACGACCACGTTTTCGTCGGGCCGGGAATGCCGGCGTTCCGACGACAGGTGCGGGCGCAGCTGGGCGGACGGGTGATCTACCTCGACCTGTTCGCCGAGGCCGAACTCGTCGACATCGAACTGGACGGCGCGACGACCCATGCCGACAGGCGGGAACGCGAGATCGACCTGCGACGCGACGCACTGTTGGCGGCTCGGGGCGTTCTCGTCGTCCGCTTCAGCCACCGCCGACTGCTTCACGAGCCCGACGAGGTGCGTCGCGACACGCTCGCCATCCTCGCGACCCGCCGCGGGACCTCACGCCCGACCCCGGACTGGAGCGACGAACCTCAGGTCGAATGAGCGGCACCGGGCGGCCGCTTTCGGCACCGCTCCGCCGACCATGATCGTTTGGCAGGAAACCGGTGGAATCCATCCCCACACCCCGGTCGACCATCAACCGATCATGAGAGTGATCGAGCAGATGGCCTACCCCACCAAAGTGGAGGCGTCGGCTGTTCGGAGGGTGGCGCGGAGATCAACGTGGCGGCACGCTTGTCGGCGTGAAGGCCTTCGTGGGGGTCACGGATGAGAAGTGGTACCGCTTCCTGGCGGCCCGTCCCGAGCTGAACGAGGTCAACTTCTGGCGACCTTCGGGCGGTGGGTTTCGGGCCCTCACGGCTGGCGAACCCTTCTTCTTCAAGGCCCACCACCCCCTCAACCGCGTCATCGGTGGCGGCTTCTTCAGCGGCTTCACTCAGCTGCGGATCTCCGAGGCATGGGAGTTGTTCGGAGAGGCCAACGGCGCGAGCAGCATCGACGAGATGCGCCGCAGCGTCGGCCGCTACCGAAGGCAGCCGATCGCGCCCGACGAGGATCCCGTCATCGGCTGCATCTTCGTGCGTGACGCCAGCTTCTTCCCCGACGAGTCCACCGTTGGCCCGCCGCCCGAGTTCAAGTCGAACGTGGTGCAGGGCAAGACGTACGACCTCGCGGATCCCGCCTGGGGCGACTACTTCGAACTGCTGATCCACCGCCTGATCGGCACGACTGTCGAACTCGACCTGAGCGAATCCTGGCATCGGCCCGGCCCGGTCTACGGAGATCCACGGTTGGTGCCCCAACGGCTGGGCCAGCAGTCGTTCAAGGCCGTTGTGCTCGGGGCGTACGGCCGACGCTGCGCAATCACCGGCAACAGGGTGCAACCGGTATTGCAGGCCGCGCACATCCGACCGCTGCCGAAGGGCGGCGAGCACCGCCTGGACAATGGCCTGCTCCTGAAGTCGGACGTGCACATTCTCTTCGACAAGGGCTATTTGGGAGTGGATCCCAAGTACCGGCTCATGGTCAGCCCTCGACTTCGCAGCGAGTTCGGCAACGGCGACCAGTTCTATGCCAAGGCGGGCGAGCAGATAGCTGTTCCAGATCGCCGTGCCGACCGACCGAACACGGAGTTCCTGGAATGGCACCTCGACAGCGTCTACAAGGCGGCCTGACCCCCAGCCGAGATTGAGCGTCAACTTTGGCCGGGACGATCGAGCGGGTCAGTTCGGGTGGGGTGGTTCGTCGAGGATGGCGCTGAAGCGCTCCTCGGCCAGGTCGAGCTGGCCGAGGATGTGCTCCTTGACCGGCGCCGACAGGGGCGTGTCCGACCGGGTGACAAGGTCGCGATAGACCGGCACGAGCGGGCGGTACTTGCGGGCGGACGAGGTCACCTTCGGGCCGACGGTGTGGATTACGCCCACCCCGTTGTCCGTGAAGTCGGAGATCTTGATGACTCGCGCCCACGGTTCCCGGTCCAGGCTGGCCGCCACGTGCTCCCGGTACTGGACGTGCTTGTCCCGCCCCGGGTCGTACGCCGGATTGGTGACCGCGCCGACCAGGCGGGCCACCCTGGGGCCGAACCGCTCCGCGAGCACCGCCAGGGCGGCGG
The nucleotide sequence above comes from Micromonospora sp. M71_S20. Encoded proteins:
- a CDS encoding alpha/beta hydrolase; this encodes MAEPAPPHRQPEENFRHGRLAARPAPPTTLAAAGLASLTDPRGAALAMVYAPEPVDGPPYRLVLLLHGAGGSARQGLDLLLPVADAHRLLLVAPQAVASSWDLIGGEGFGTDVRRIDGLLATVFAGYPVARVAFGGFSDGASYALSLGLTNGDLVDAVVAFSPGFAAPLVTHGRPRVYVSHGARDPVLPVDVCSRRLVPRLRSLGYDVTYDEFPGPHEIPPPIRTRATTWLTT
- a CDS encoding AraC family transcriptional regulator is translated as MDPLSGLLDGPRARGAFLLRSMLDPPFALRIEDRAPLTVVALVRGTAWVVPDDGAPAALGPGDVAVLRGPDGYLVADDPATAPQVVVHPGQRCTTLRGEPLAEVMTLGVRTWGTGADGPTVLLTGTYQLPGELGRRLLTALPPLLVVGGEDRSDPLVSLLADEVTRDAPGQEVVLDRLLDLVLIAALRTWFARPGAAPAWYVAAADPVVGPALRLLRNDPARPWTVAALAAEVGVSRAALARRFTELVGEPPMTFLTGWRLALAADLLREPDATLGAVAREVGYGSPFALSSAFRRVHGVSPRDHRLAR
- a CDS encoding SpoIIE family protein phosphatase, with translation MDSKQRVGPAGAGAAVDDLFAGDDETSAAHRATDWAATALGPVENWPPELCAAVRTVLPSKIPMLLWWGTELVQIFNHAYTPVLGDKYPAAVGQPGARCWAEVWTELGPLTDQVLAGRGATYAENQLLLLNRHGYLEETYWTFSYSPVRAGHGQVPGVFVATTDVTARVLGDRRLETLRELGSISIAAADTTRDAARAAARVLTGSPADLPAVMIYLRPEGATPGDDSDPTGPGPDGSRGSEADELVLAASVGVADDTAAAAGWLAQIAEVARTGRPARVRGVALPGDPRAGAGAVVGVPVDEVVVLPLLATGQARPAGVLVAGISPFRELDEAYRGFLDLVANRVSTALSDVLAYEAQRRRAAALAELDAAKTEFFTDVSHELRTPLTLIAGPVRESLADRREPLPPGQRERLELVHRNTGRLRKLVNDMLDFARLEGGRLDAERVETDLPALTAGVAESFAYAMRQAGLAYRVDVEALPRTAYVDRDMWEKVVVNLLSNALKYTLAGSVRLRLRGDGERVTLTVDDTGVGVPADQQPLLFHRFHRVRGAGGRSHEGTGIGLALVQEMVHLHGGEVRVRSVEGEGSTFTVRLPYGRPTATTSRRERIHEPAHEAYVAEALHWLPEAAPAHPERTDDDARDAATVLVVDDNADLRAFLASLLAPHHRVVVAADGREALDRIAERVPDLVLTDVMMPRLDGFGLVRALRADRRTAGLPIIVLSARAGEEAAVEGLRTGADDYLAKPFSSEELLARVGAHLELARLRNEEATWRAALIESLQDAFAVVDADGALVEANEAFCRLVGASRLAAPVAPPHPWWPEADAAPADRRLLIDVLCTARGSGRGRVTLPLRHADGRRIWAEAVYNSLREPRTGRRLYVATLRDVTAEVRAAARQSALTALSGRLARATDVAEVLDAGLSELCTLLDGTRGLAVCADAAGTPLVVTQGLTLTRQVQRALDGLAAEGEPQLVVDDAGRVTALGARIEPGGAPGGVWLELEPPRSVPTVDRPLVRQLCAALAQALVRARAFETQRTVALAMQRAMLGPVDLPAGFATRYQPAVAPLEVGGDWYDVVQLPGDLVGVVVGDVVGRGLPAATVMGQLRSASRALLLQAKSPAEVLCALDDFARMVPGGACTTVFCAIIDRSLGVLRYSSAGHPPGILVHPDGSADLLTRAGSVPLASVAVPGRPEAGAQLQPGSTLLLYTDGLIERRRELIDAGISRAVAALTQGRELPEGALADRMVRDLLPDTRNDDVAVLVYRHREPAVFAAALTADPGQLAPTRQALREWLTGLGIGETDVDAVLIAAGEACANAIEHGYRFAPDASVTVRGRLRADRLEMVVSDTGGWREATPDDSERGRGRLIMARLMDEAAVAGSAEGTTVRLVKRVSGT
- a CDS encoding DUF559 domain-containing protein — protein: MNSVLRALVDRNGGLVTRHAAVQVLPRWVLEDASRSGRLFRLLPGVYVDAALVDGVESAPPLARVAPALARRAAVAYTGGRGALSHLTALDVWKLRRQLPGEPLHLDVPIGAGLRSGPHLVVHHRRSFAPEPPHVLVRDGEPVTRLDRTLVDAWPLLPPADRPATLIRAVNDRLTTPQRIAAALATAPKLADRAALRGLLDRLAAGCRSPLEIWGHDHVFVGPGMPAFRRQVRAQLGGRVIYLDLFAEAELVDIELDGATTHADRREREIDLRRDALLAARGVLVVRFSHRRLLHEPDEVRRDTLAILATRRGTSRPTPDWSDEPQVE
- a CDS encoding HNH endonuclease, translating into MKAFVGVTDEKWYRFLAARPELNEVNFWRPSGGGFRALTAGEPFFFKAHHPLNRVIGGGFFSGFTQLRISEAWELFGEANGASSIDEMRRSVGRYRRQPIAPDEDPVIGCIFVRDASFFPDESTVGPPPEFKSNVVQGKTYDLADPAWGDYFELLIHRLIGTTVELDLSESWHRPGPVYGDPRLVPQRLGQQSFKAVVLGAYGRRCAITGNRVQPVLQAAHIRPLPKGGEHRLDNGLLLKSDVHILFDKGYLGVDPKYRLMVSPRLRSEFGNGDQFYAKAGEQIAVPDRRADRPNTEFLEWHLDSVYKAA
- a CDS encoding HD domain-containing protein, producing the protein MEFPAYLATMPMHAITEIHGEPGLLARFRLELRAFDEAARERLTEALDLAAELHRDDRRVREPYLNHLLRVAIRMMHHYQVRDVDVIVAGLLHDAVEDHPDELAGAHDGGDVTAAALAVLAERFGPRVARLVGAVTNPAYDPGRDKHVQYREHVAASLDREPWARVIKISDFTDNGVGVIHTVGPKVTSSARKYRPLVPVYRDLVTRSDTPLSAPVKEHILGQLDLAEERFSAILDEPPHPN